A section of the Enterobacter sp. C2 genome encodes:
- the leuO gene encoding transcriptional regulator LeuO, with translation MTVESKMSEANSEYLSVPYDMKSKLRQVDLNLLTVFDAVMQEQNITRAARNLGMSQPAVSNAVARLKVLFNDDLFSRYGRGIKPTARAYQLFGSVHQALQLIQNELPGSGFDPLKSERIFHICICSPLDTYLTSTIYNRIEKEAPNIHLVFSSALDKNIEHQLRYQETGFVIGYEEFKRPEFSCLPLFNDEMVLVASKNHPRIHTPLKETDIYIEEHAVVSLERYASFSQLWYDTPDKQSRIAYQGMALVSVLNVVSQTHLVCIAPRWLSEKFADSLELQIMPLPLKRNSRTCFLSWHEAAGRDKGHQWMEELLIDVCRRV, from the coding sequence ATGACAGTGGAGTCAAAAATGTCAGAAGCCAACAGTGAATATCTCTCGGTACCTTATGATATGAAATCGAAACTGCGGCAGGTCGATCTGAATTTATTAACCGTTTTTGATGCGGTGATGCAGGAGCAAAATATCACCCGCGCAGCGCGTAATCTTGGCATGTCACAGCCAGCGGTGAGTAATGCGGTAGCCCGGCTTAAGGTGCTGTTTAACGACGATCTCTTCTCCCGCTATGGTCGTGGTATTAAGCCTACGGCACGAGCCTATCAGCTCTTCGGCTCGGTTCATCAGGCGCTGCAGCTTATTCAGAATGAACTCCCTGGCTCGGGCTTTGACCCACTAAAAAGCGAGCGCATTTTCCATATTTGTATCTGCAGTCCGTTGGATACCTACCTGACGTCAACGATCTACAACCGGATTGAAAAAGAGGCGCCAAATATACATTTAGTTTTTAGCTCGGCGCTCGATAAAAATATTGAACATCAGCTGCGCTATCAGGAGACGGGATTTGTCATTGGCTATGAGGAGTTTAAGCGCCCGGAGTTCTCTTGCCTGCCGCTTTTTAATGACGAAATGGTGCTGGTAGCCAGTAAAAATCATCCGCGGATCCATACGCCGTTAAAAGAGACTGATATTTATATCGAAGAGCATGCGGTGGTTTCCCTTGAACGCTATGCCTCTTTTAGCCAGCTATGGTATGACACGCCGGATAAACAGAGCCGTATTGCCTATCAGGGCATGGCGCTGGTTAGCGTGCTTAATGTCGTCTCGCAAACTCATCTGGTCTGTATTGCCCCGCGCTGGTTAAGCGAAAAATTTGCCGACAGCCTGGAGTTACAAATTATGCCGCTGCCGTTAAAGCGTAATAGCCGGACCTGTTTTCTGTCGTGGCACGAAGCCGCCGGGCGCGACAAAGGCCATCAATGGATGGAAGAGTTGCTCATTGACGTTTGCCGCCGCGTATAG
- the leuL gene encoding leu operon leader peptide, which translates to MIRNVRIAGLLLLNASSLRGGLVGDKQS; encoded by the coding sequence ATGATTCGCAACGTTCGTATCGCCGGTCTACTACTACTAAACGCATCCTCATTGCGCGGTGGACTGGTGGGCGACAAACAGAGTTAA
- the leuA gene encoding 2-isopropylmalate synthase, whose product MSQQHVTIFDTTLRDGEQALQASLSVKEKLQIALALERMGVDVMEVGFPVSSPGDFESVQTIARQVKNSRVCALARCVEKDIDVAAESLKVAEAFRIHTFIATSPMHIATKLRSTLDEVIERAIYMIKRARNYTDDVEFSCEDAGRTPIADLARVVEAAINAGAKTINIPDTVGYTMPFEFANIITGLYEHVPNIDKAIISVHTHDDLGLAVGNAIAAVHAGARQVEGAMNGIGERAGNCSLEEVIMAIKVRKDIMNLQTRINHQEIWRTSQVVSQICNMPIPANKAIVGTGAFAHSSGIHQDGVLKNRENYEIMTPESIGLNQVQLNLTSRSGRAAVKHRMDEMGYKESDYSLDNLYDAFLKLADKKGQVFDYDLEALAFINKQQEEPEHFRLDYFSVQSGSNDIATASVKLACGDDVKAEAANGNGPVDAVYQAINRITDYNIELVKYGLSAKGHGKDALGQVDIVVNYNGRRFHGMGLTTDIVESSARAMVHVLNNIWRANEVEKELQRKAIKENNQETV is encoded by the coding sequence ATGAGCCAGCAGCACGTTACCATTTTCGATACCACCTTACGCGACGGTGAACAGGCGTTACAGGCAAGCCTGAGTGTAAAAGAGAAGCTGCAGATTGCACTGGCGCTTGAGCGTATGGGCGTGGACGTGATGGAGGTAGGCTTTCCGGTCTCTTCCCCAGGCGATTTTGAGTCTGTCCAGACCATCGCCCGCCAGGTGAAAAACAGCCGCGTCTGCGCCCTGGCGCGCTGCGTTGAGAAAGATATCGACGTGGCGGCAGAGTCGCTGAAGGTCGCCGAGGCCTTCCGCATCCATACCTTTATTGCTACCTCGCCGATGCATATCGCTACCAAGTTGCGTAGCACCCTGGACGAGGTAATCGAGCGCGCGATCTATATGATTAAGCGCGCACGTAACTATACCGACGACGTCGAGTTCTCCTGTGAAGATGCGGGCCGTACCCCGATTGCCGATCTGGCGCGGGTGGTTGAGGCGGCGATTAACGCAGGGGCGAAAACCATCAATATCCCTGATACCGTCGGCTACACCATGCCTTTCGAGTTTGCCAATATTATTACCGGCCTGTATGAGCACGTACCCAACATCGATAAAGCCATTATCTCTGTCCACACCCATGACGATTTAGGCCTCGCCGTCGGCAACGCCATCGCCGCAGTCCATGCCGGTGCGCGCCAGGTTGAAGGTGCGATGAACGGTATCGGCGAACGCGCCGGTAACTGCTCGCTGGAAGAGGTGATCATGGCGATTAAGGTACGCAAGGACATCATGAACCTGCAAACCCGTATCAATCACCAGGAGATCTGGCGCACCAGCCAGGTGGTTAGCCAGATCTGCAACATGCCGATCCCGGCGAACAAGGCGATTGTTGGCACCGGCGCGTTTGCTCACTCCTCCGGTATTCACCAGGACGGCGTGCTGAAAAATCGTGAAAACTACGAAATCATGACCCCAGAGTCTATCGGCCTGAATCAGGTGCAGCTGAACCTGACCTCCCGCTCCGGCCGCGCGGCAGTGAAACACCGCATGGATGAGATGGGCTATAAAGAGAGCGACTACAGCCTGGATAACCTGTACGACGCCTTCCTGAAGCTGGCGGATAAGAAAGGCCAGGTCTTTGATTACGATCTGGAGGCACTGGCCTTTATCAACAAGCAGCAGGAGGAGCCAGAGCATTTCCGTCTGGACTACTTCAGCGTGCAGTCCGGCTCCAACGATATCGCCACCGCCTCCGTGAAGCTGGCCTGCGGTGATGACGTGAAAGCCGAAGCCGCGAACGGCAACGGCCCGGTTGATGCGGTCTATCAAGCGATTAACCGCATCACCGACTACAACATCGAACTGGTGAAATATGGTCTGAGCGCCAAGGGCCACGGTAAAGATGCCCTGGGCCAGGTGGATATCGTCGTCAACTATAACGGCCGCCGTTTCCACGGCATGGGCCTGACCACCGATATCGTAGAGTCCTCTGCCCGCGCCATGGTGCACGTGCTGAATAATATCTGGCGCGCCAATGAAGTCGAAAAAGAGCTGCAGCGCAAAGCGATAAAAGAAAACAACCAGGAAACCGTGTGA